A single window of Brachionichthys hirsutus isolate HB-005 unplaced genomic scaffold, CSIRO-AGI_Bhir_v1 contig_853, whole genome shotgun sequence DNA harbors:
- the LOC137913767 gene encoding aspartate beta-hydroxylase domain-containing protein 2-like codes for MHWSMDTLPVLPYVDLGVQSLNGLLWTLLLLFLWHCYRMGSDLQIPGHSHAGKLKSGSRLSLMSRGGGSARTKSSARSKQSRNDQIAPFISMEREEDEEQGQGYLTPVPSRTLFPVQASAEAKKLYRALQDYAKRYSWVGMGRIHKGLREQARLNDLSAIQKPHLFFLPDVPSVPFFPRDAHRHDIEVLEANYSKILDEFKALYQRGIDSKLGWTSLGPKGQVVFPLYSAGVCVSGNCRSCPSTYRTLLSLRTFISSNSLGSAGFCLLGPGATLGSSYGPTNTRLRCHLGLQTPSSCELVVGGEPQCWSEGHCLLVDDSFLHSVSHKGAQDAGPRVIFSVDLWHPNVAAAERQALDFMFSPEL; via the exons ATGCATTGGTCGATGGACACACTGCCCGTGCTTCCATATGTCGACCTGGGTGTCCAATCACTGAATGGCCTTCTTTGGACTCTACTGCTACTTTTTCTGTGGCACTGTTATCGGATGGGCTCCGACCTACAAATCCCCGGACATTCACACGCTGGAAAGCTCAAGTCAGGTTCGAGGCTGTCTCTGATGTCTCGTGGCGGCGGCAGTGCCAGAACAAAGAGCAGTGCCCGATCCAAGCAGTCAAGGAATGATCAAATTGCTCCTTTTATTTCCATGGAaagggaggaggatgaggagcagggACAGGGCTACCTCACCCCGGTGCCGAGTCGCACCTTGTTCCCAGTCCAGGCGTCTGCAGAAGCCAAGAAACTGTACCGAGCGCTGCAAGATTACGCCAAGCGCTACAGTTGGGTGGGCATGGGCCGCATTCATAAGGGCCTCCGTGAGCAG GCCAGACTGAACGATCTCTCTGCTATACAGAAGCCTCACCTCTTTTTCCTGCCGGATGTCCCAAGTGTCCCTTTTTTCCCCCGTGATGCTCATCGACATGACATTGAAGTTTTGGAGGCCAACTATTCTAAAATCTTGGATGAATTCAAGGCGCTTTACCAACGAGGCATTGACTCAAAATTAGGCTGGACCTCTCTGGGACCAAAG GGTCAGGTGGTCTTTCCTTTATACAGCGCAGGTGTCTGTGTGTCAGGAAACTGCCGGTCCTGTCCCAGCACCTACCGCACACTCCTGTCTCTTCGTACATTTATAAGCAGCAACTCATTAGGATCTGCTGGATTTTGCCTGTTGGGACCAGGAGCGACTTTGGGGAGCTCATATGGACCCACCAATACACGCCTACGTTGTCATCTTG GTCTGCAGACTCCATCCTCGTGTGAACTGGTGGTCGGAGGGGAGCCCCAGTGCTGGTCAGAAGGACACTGTCTCCTTGTTGATGATTCTTTCCTTCATAGTGTCTCCCACAAGG GGGCTCAAGATGCTGGACCCCGAGTCATTTTCAGCGTGGACCTCTGGCATCCAAATGTGGCTGCAGCAGAAAGACAAGCTTTGGACTTCATGTTTAGTCCCGAACTCTGA
- the LOC137913769 gene encoding calcium-binding protein 5-like, whose protein sequence is MSIKKACIFLRGATRRQTRTLTRDEIEELREAFVEFDKDKDGFIACKDLGNLMRTMGYMPTEMELIQLSQNINMNLGGRVDFEDFVALMTPKLLAETAGMIGLKELKDAFKEFDIDGDGAITSEELRHATKKLLGEHTSQKEIEAVVKEADDNGDGTVDFEEFVKMMSKK, encoded by the exons ATGAGTATTAAAAAAGCGTGCATCTTTCTCAGAGGAGCAACTAGGAGACAA ACACGAACTTTAACACGCGATGAAATTGAAG AGCTGCGTGAGGCTTTTGTAGAGTTTGATAAAGACAAGGATGGTTTCATAGCCTGTAAAGACTTGGGTAACCTGATGAGGACCATGGGATATATGCCAACGGAAATGGAGCTCATACAGCTGAGTCAAAACATCAACATGAATT TGGGTGGACGGGTGGACTTTGAAGATTTCGTGGCACTAATGACCCCAAAACTTCTGGCTGAAACTGCGGGGATGATTGGCTTGAAAGAACTTAAGGATGCATTTAAAGAG TTTGACATAGACGGTGATGGCGCCATCACATCTGAAGAGTTGAGACATGCCACAAAAAAGTTATTGGGCGAGCACACCAGTCAAAAAGAGATTGAAGCAGTGGTAAAAGAAGCGGACGACAACGGCGATGGGACCGTCGACTTTGAGG AATTTGTGAAAATGATGTCAAAGAAATGA